In Polaribacter sp. L3A8, a genomic segment contains:
- the pyrR gene encoding bifunctional pyr operon transcriptional regulator/uracil phosphoribosyltransferase PyrR, translated as MSKKTLLNSKDIEIILHRLACQLIENHNDFSNTVLIGLQPRGSFLAKRLADLLKTTYQVEGLQLGLLDITFYRDDFRRRDAPLAATATEMDFIIEGKNVVIIDDVLYSGRSVRAALTAMQAYGRPDNIELLVLIDRRFSRHLPIQPNYRGRQVDAINKEKVLVTWAETHKKDAVYIELK; from the coding sequence ATGAGCAAAAAAACCTTACTTAACTCAAAGGATATTGAAATAATTTTACATCGATTAGCGTGTCAGTTAATCGAAAATCATAACGATTTTTCTAATACCGTTTTAATTGGTCTACAACCAAGAGGTAGTTTTTTAGCTAAAAGATTAGCTGATTTATTAAAAACTACTTATCAAGTGGAAGGCTTACAATTAGGGCTTTTAGATATTACCTTTTACAGAGACGATTTTAGACGAAGAGATGCTCCTTTAGCAGCAACCGCAACTGAAATGGACTTTATTATTGAGGGTAAAAATGTAGTAATTATAGACGATGTTTTGTACTCTGGTAGAAGTGTAAGAGCTGCATTAACGGCAATGCAAGCTTACGGAAGACCAGATAATATAGAGTTATTAGTATTAATTGACAGACGTTTTAGTAGACATTTACCTATTCAGCCTAATTATAGAGGTAGGCAAGTAGATGCTATTAATAAAGAAAAAGTGTTGGTAACTTGGGCTGAGACCCATAAAAAAGACGCAGTTTATATAGAATTAAAATAA